A part of Clostridium novyi genomic DNA contains:
- a CDS encoding AAA family ATPase, with protein MQLNSIIVNNFRQYYGEQKIEFAKGDKNVTIIFGENGKGKTGLFRALIFGIFGEKYINQDNKNDEVHLVNFNALEENNGCPVEAYVIVNFTHKQNEYIIKRKVVGYKVDNNITEKINGIELNIKDENGNYDNKNNLTDDEKNKLIGKVFDSKIREFFLFDAERIETLAKTNKESKLEVENGIKNLLNIDKLQKAIDITWNLVKEERRNISSRVNNSEVTKCEENIKSIEEEIKNIEEIIDIKKNEELACQEEIESIDKKLRANESIRLIQDKIKEKKINKATKEDLLTSEKKAIKEKSFYKCHMLLMDPIYEMAKDYLGQVAIKQKDLIPLEIIEKSLNDHICSCCKVDLSKNIEAYNEIVKLKNNFKRSELTPLISEITNTINEFLQEKDGELDSIKVRLSKIREIKDEVEEIQEEINELNEESKGKSKGTADLEELEKTKKRCEENKENIKRDIGNLQGRKDSSIDALNKEKGTYDRLISENEEVKFDSKKLEYMKKLNEDLQNILDGYSETMRKNLIEETTKIFKKLIDKRDKALISKININHKYEIQVINRLETIITQDISQGQRQIVALAFITALAKVAGGDDSSIDFPLFMDTPFGRVSGNNRDNLIENIPSLANQWILLLTDTELTRSEELKIKEVGKLGKWYRLNQISDGYSKIEEVSLDSKMATRG; from the coding sequence ATGCAATTAAATAGTATTATAGTGAATAATTTTAGGCAGTATTATGGAGAACAAAAAATTGAATTTGCTAAAGGGGATAAAAATGTAACAATTATATTTGGAGAGAATGGAAAAGGTAAAACAGGTTTATTTAGAGCTTTAATATTTGGAATATTTGGGGAAAAGTATATAAACCAAGATAATAAGAATGATGAGGTACATCTTGTAAATTTTAATGCATTGGAAGAAAATAACGGTTGTCCTGTTGAGGCATATGTGATAGTAAATTTTACTCATAAACAAAATGAATACATTATAAAGAGAAAAGTAGTTGGATATAAAGTAGATAATAATATAACTGAAAAAATAAATGGAATAGAATTAAACATAAAAGATGAAAATGGAAATTATGATAATAAAAACAATCTTACTGATGATGAAAAAAATAAGCTGATAGGAAAGGTTTTTGATTCAAAAATTAGAGAGTTCTTTCTTTTTGACGCTGAGAGAATTGAAACATTAGCAAAAACAAATAAAGAATCTAAATTAGAAGTGGAAAATGGAATAAAAAATCTGTTAAACATAGATAAATTACAAAAGGCTATAGATATAACATGGAATTTAGTAAAAGAGGAAAGACGTAATATTAGTAGTAGAGTTAATAATAGCGAAGTTACTAAATGTGAAGAAAATATAAAAAGTATAGAAGAAGAAATAAAGAACATTGAAGAAATAATAGATATAAAGAAAAACGAAGAATTAGCATGTCAAGAAGAAATAGAATCAATAGATAAGAAATTAAGAGCAAATGAGTCAATTAGACTTATTCAAGATAAGATTAAAGAAAAGAAGATTAATAAAGCAACTAAAGAGGATCTTTTGACTTCTGAAAAGAAAGCTATAAAAGAAAAAAGTTTTTATAAATGTCATATGCTTTTAATGGATCCTATATATGAGATGGCTAAAGATTACTTAGGACAAGTTGCGATTAAGCAAAAAGATTTAATTCCTTTAGAAATAATAGAAAAATCTTTAAATGATCATATTTGCAGCTGTTGTAAGGTTGATCTATCAAAAAATATTGAAGCTTATAATGAAATAGTTAAGCTTAAAAATAACTTTAAAAGATCTGAATTAACTCCTTTGATTTCTGAAATAACTAATACTATTAATGAATTTTTACAAGAGAAAGATGGAGAGTTAGATAGTATAAAAGTAAGACTATCTAAGATTAGAGAAATTAAAGATGAAGTAGAAGAGATTCAAGAAGAAATAAACGAGTTAAATGAAGAATCAAAAGGAAAAAGTAAAGGAACAGCTGATCTTGAAGAACTAGAAAAAACTAAAAAAAGATGTGAAGAAAATAAAGAAAATATAAAAAGGGATATTGGTAATTTACAAGGAAGAAAAGATTCTTCAATAGATGCTCTAAATAAGGAAAAAGGAACATATGACAGGCTAATAAGTGAAAATGAAGAAGTTAAATTTGATTCTAAAAAATTAGAATATATGAAAAAATTAAATGAAGACCTACAAAATATTTTAGATGGGTATAGTGAAACCATGAGAAAAAATCTTATAGAAGAAACTACAAAGATATTTAAGAAGCTGATAGACAAAAGGGATAAGGCGCTTATTAGTAAAATAAATATTAATCATAAGTATGAAATACAAGTTATAAATAGATTAGAAACTATAATTACACAAGATATATCACAAGGGCAAAGACAAATAGTAGCTTTAGCATTTATAACTGCATTAGCAAAAGTTGCAGGTGGGGATGATTCCTCAATAGACTTCCCACTATTTATGGATACACCTTTTGGTAGGGTAAGTGGTAATAATAGAGATAACTTAATAGAAAACATTCCTTCATTAGCTAATCAATGGATATTACTCTTAACTGACACTGAGTTAACTAGAAGCGAAGAGTTGAAAATTAAAGAAGTTGGAAAGCTAGGTAAATGGTATAGGTTAAATCAGATTTCTGATGGATATTCAAAAATTGAAGAAGTAAGTTTAGATAGTAAAATGGCTACAAGGGGGTAA
- a CDS encoding CxC ATPase DNA modification system associated small protein encodes MSREKTRLDINMNLREKINSLDPNIAFLANEILADIEKGKTENQIKEFIRDEVTEIVKEEIR; translated from the coding sequence ATGAGTAGGGAAAAAACAAGGTTAGATATAAATATGAACTTAAGGGAAAAAATTAATTCATTAGATCCTAATATTGCGTTTTTAGCTAATGAGATATTAGCTGATATTGAAAAAGGAAAGACAGAAAATCAAATAAAAGAGTTTATTAGAGATGAGGTAACAGAAATTGTAAAAGAGGAGATAAGATAA
- a CDS encoding DEAD/DEAH box helicase family protein, with amino-acid sequence MRCLSNLDLQFKYRSNKDKLSIDFYEKCLNVSSRYDRAVGYFTSSSLSALGKGLERFIKNDGKIRIVANPLLEEGDYKAILRGEKAKEDIIEKVLLKQINICTDTIKNDSLSTLAYLISEGKLEIKIAFSEDNILYHEKFGIFYDNFGHKVAFSGSANETLSGLVNNFEKIDVYFGENELYRINDMIDDFENLWINKTEKLTIINIPNAVLLNIISFNKKSSNKKEVKPRPYQLEAIKSFKDNKWNGIFEMATGTGKTITSLLITREYKKEKKRMFLIILVPFTHLVDQWIDNCKLLGYKRIIKCYGSKTSWITKLESKVRDFNIGIRDLEVVITTYKSASSIEFNDIISRIKNNGFIIGDECHNFGVISLANNKFGDIDARLGLSATPDRWWDETGTDNLRSYFGKTVYEYGISKAIKNGILTEYEYNPVICNLDEVEILEYEKITKRIQKLILKENKTSEDKEAIEELNRKRSLILSKAKNKIDRLINLLKKEDIKELKHTLIYCAQGDIDKITKIVADLGIRVYRFDSRVDNSERGKILQRFDEEDIQVLVAIKCLDEGVDIPAIRKAFFLASTSNPREFVQRRGRILRKSKGKNLAVVYDFIVIPSQAEQKTYVTIVKKEMPRFAEFSKYAINQHKSRMIMRKYLEIVDLEHLMDKLPWEVYRELKEEFENE; translated from the coding sequence ATGAGGTGTTTAAGTAATTTAGATCTTCAATTTAAATATAGATCTAATAAAGACAAGCTTAGTATAGATTTTTATGAAAAGTGTTTAAATGTAAGTTCAAGATATGATAGGGCAGTGGGATATTTTACAAGTTCAAGCTTATCAGCACTTGGGAAAGGTTTAGAAAGGTTTATAAAAAATGATGGAAAAATTAGAATAGTTGCTAATCCTTTATTAGAAGAAGGCGATTATAAAGCTATATTAAGAGGAGAAAAGGCAAAAGAGGATATTATAGAAAAGGTACTATTAAAGCAAATAAATATTTGTACGGATACAATAAAAAATGATTCACTTAGTACTTTAGCTTATCTTATTAGTGAAGGAAAATTAGAGATAAAAATAGCTTTTTCAGAAGATAATATATTGTATCATGAAAAGTTTGGTATTTTTTATGATAATTTTGGACATAAGGTAGCTTTTTCAGGGTCAGCAAATGAAACCTTAAGTGGATTAGTTAATAACTTTGAAAAGATAGATGTCTATTTTGGAGAAAATGAATTATATAGAATAAATGATATGATAGATGATTTTGAAAATCTTTGGATTAATAAAACAGAAAAGCTAACTATTATAAATATACCAAATGCAGTTTTATTAAATATAATAAGTTTCAATAAGAAAAGTAGTAATAAAAAAGAAGTAAAACCAAGACCATATCAGCTTGAAGCTATAAAATCTTTTAAAGATAATAAATGGAATGGAATATTTGAAATGGCTACAGGTACAGGTAAAACCATTACTAGTTTATTAATTACACGAGAATATAAAAAAGAGAAAAAAAGAATGTTTTTAATAATATTAGTTCCGTTTACTCATCTTGTAGATCAATGGATAGATAACTGTAAGTTACTTGGATATAAGCGAATAATTAAATGTTATGGAAGTAAGACTTCATGGATTACTAAACTCGAAAGTAAAGTAAGGGATTTTAACATTGGTATAAGGGATTTAGAAGTTGTAATTACCACATATAAATCAGCTTCATCAATAGAGTTTAATGATATTATAAGTAGAATAAAAAATAATGGGTTTATTATAGGTGATGAATGCCATAATTTTGGAGTTATATCATTAGCAAACAATAAATTTGGAGATATAGATGCAAGACTAGGTTTATCTGCAACCCCAGATAGATGGTGGGATGAAACAGGAACAGATAACTTAAGAAGTTATTTTGGGAAAACTGTATACGAATATGGAATAAGTAAAGCAATAAAAAATGGTATATTAACAGAGTATGAATATAATCCAGTTATATGTAACTTGGATGAAGTGGAAATATTAGAATATGAAAAGATAACCAAAAGGATACAAAAGCTCATACTAAAAGAAAATAAGACATCTGAAGATAAAGAGGCTATTGAAGAGTTAAACAGAAAAAGAAGTTTAATTTTATCTAAGGCAAAAAATAAAATAGATAGATTAATTAATTTATTAAAAAAGGAAGATATAAAAGAATTAAAGCATACATTGATTTATTGTGCCCAAGGGGATATTGATAAGATTACTAAGATAGTAGCAGATTTAGGCATAAGAGTATATAGATTTGATTCTAGAGTTGATAATAGTGAAAGAGGTAAAATATTACAAAGGTTTGACGAAGAGGATATACAAGTACTAGTTGCTATCAAATGCTTAGATGAGGGGGTTGACATACCAGCAATAAGAAAGGCTTTTTTTTTAGCATCAACATCTAATCCACGTGAATTTGTTCAAAGAAGAGGTAGAATACTTAGAAAATCAAAGGGTAAAAATCTAGCAGTCGTTTATGACTTTATAGTTATTCCTAGTCAAGCAGAGCAAAAAACATATGTAACAATTGTAAAAAAAGAAATGCCAAGATTTGCTGAGTTTTCAAAATATGCTATTAATCAACATAAAAGTAGAATGATAATGAGAAAGTACTTAGAAATAGTAGATTTAGAACATTTAATGGATAAGTTGCCATGGGAAGTATATAGAGAGTTAAAGGAGGAATTTGAAAATGAGTAG
- a CDS encoding sigma factor-like helix-turn-helix DNA-binding protein, which produces MKEYIELGYMYNIIENASKDYLQLIKINKDGKVDIDYIRCIYISDRYAFLKLINEILLRGGKFHLEKEQNILKNITIESNEFIFKSENEFRSLEISFEEYNLGDFLNKYKVDNDKFFNFMFIEAFKVIDKNVNIEKLKEEFIRVGFKIFKKETFEIKYIDKANKKWNMINEGQKEKETDNEYLIIEELNNIFNSIPEDIKNKEVKKIFLKSNERMFIDYCIKNDIILINDLDGKSLYNFSKFKGIGKKKFDLVKEKLENIEEIILSIESKMEKGYDDGIDIKPEKYLHKIKELNLLNEKIKDVFNERTFLIYCYENNKEKLKDILEEIESGFIRIPKMGAAKCKRLFSELDGLIEVTKSKDKLLADFIIKINEYWFKKIKFKKIKDIALLLDVDLDLDGIEEKMFQEIQNTKLDEYSLDKECKKEFADIIRKINNLMDINNIIETSVNILKDDDKKILNKRYLLGNTLEEIGKEYNLTRERIRQKIIKSNKNLMRMYNKYDIISSLKLEFINFKFIEISEILNSVNEENRLGIKIFLELREDLIFKDMEILTLNDDGYIKELNNEIIEYLEEEFIIDDVLDGLNEIYEIVGFKELEKYKIEKHLIKLGYKKYGKLYSKNAFSLQKGYEWIANRYIENSIKIDDQGLDILKRTYIDIFEDDISDKSIRTVKSRIMENPNMICIDKNEYIHITKWNVHDQTKQLADKVLEDTLKLVEITTAQDVIKYHQNELSNVGIPNKYYFYSIIKNFFSDKYSTGKGNTMSITYNANKDIMNKSREDIVKEYISENSGVVLKNEVLSELRWELFKLEDTISKSNEIIKIGNYITLISNELLSENIKSKFKERISESLSKYGVVSTQFIYSKAMTDTELYTFFKYFHIKSGEGIAAIIKFLDPYLKGHTNLLYYEDSKIRSPEDIVVSKFREVHKKEKIKNLLKEIGYREASIGNVFTKLIEEKVYYLISNVEIVYKDKLEQMESNVINCVYSLLDLEIGEKEYIVVNNISRLRRRLPEIDFTWEPELISSLVNGKKYRRVKRVYYDYVGGTDRVILVKDSSSIKRFDELVKHIITNEYNGVKHIDHIYKFLVDQGVIYNNQKNRSLPYEILTSELFEIDEMGRFKIKE; this is translated from the coding sequence ATGAAAGAATATATTGAACTAGGATATATGTATAATATAATAGAGAATGCAAGTAAGGATTATTTACAATTAATTAAGATTAATAAAGATGGTAAAGTAGATATAGATTACATTAGATGTATTTACATAAGTGACAGATATGCTTTTTTAAAGCTAATAAATGAAATACTTTTGAGAGGTGGAAAGTTTCATTTAGAGAAAGAACAAAATATATTAAAAAATATTACTATTGAATCAAATGAATTCATTTTTAAAAGCGAAAATGAATTTAGATCATTAGAAATTAGTTTTGAGGAGTATAATTTGGGAGATTTTCTTAACAAATATAAAGTAGATAATGACAAATTCTTTAACTTTATGTTTATTGAGGCTTTCAAAGTTATTGATAAAAATGTAAATATTGAAAAATTGAAAGAAGAATTTATTAGAGTTGGATTTAAAATATTTAAAAAAGAAACTTTTGAAATAAAATATATTGACAAAGCAAACAAGAAATGGAATATGATAAATGAAGGTCAGAAAGAGAAAGAAACAGATAATGAATATCTAATTATAGAAGAATTAAATAATATATTTAATTCAATTCCAGAAGATATTAAGAATAAGGAAGTAAAGAAAATTTTTTTAAAATCAAATGAGAGAATGTTTATAGATTATTGCATAAAGAATGATATTATACTAATTAATGATTTAGATGGGAAGTCTCTTTACAATTTTTCAAAGTTTAAAGGTATAGGTAAAAAGAAGTTTGATCTAGTTAAAGAAAAATTGGAAAATATTGAAGAAATTATATTGTCAATTGAATCTAAAATGGAAAAAGGATACGATGATGGAATTGATATAAAACCTGAAAAATATTTACACAAAATCAAAGAGTTGAACCTATTAAATGAAAAGATTAAAGATGTATTTAATGAAAGAACGTTCTTGATTTATTGTTATGAGAATAATAAGGAAAAGCTAAAGGATATATTAGAAGAAATTGAGAGTGGTTTTATAAGAATACCTAAGATGGGAGCTGCAAAATGTAAAAGATTATTTAGTGAATTAGATGGACTAATAGAGGTTACAAAATCAAAAGATAAACTTTTAGCAGATTTTATCATTAAAATTAATGAATATTGGTTTAAAAAAATAAAGTTTAAAAAGATTAAAGATATAGCATTATTGCTAGACGTAGATTTAGATTTAGATGGTATTGAAGAAAAAATGTTTCAAGAAATTCAAAATACAAAATTAGACGAGTATAGCTTAGATAAAGAATGTAAAAAAGAATTTGCAGATATTATACGAAAAATTAATAATTTAATGGATATAAATAATATAATAGAGACTTCTGTTAATATTCTTAAGGATGATGATAAAAAAATATTAAATAAAAGGTATTTATTGGGGAATACCCTTGAGGAAATAGGGAAGGAATATAATTTAACAAGAGAAAGAATAAGACAAAAAATTATTAAGTCAAATAAAAATTTAATGAGAATGTATAATAAGTATGATATTATAAGCAGTCTCAAATTAGAGTTTATTAATTTTAAGTTTATTGAAATTAGTGAAATACTTAATTCTGTTAATGAAGAAAATAGATTAGGAATTAAAATTTTCTTAGAATTAAGGGAAGATTTAATTTTCAAAGATATGGAAATACTCACTTTAAATGATGACGGATATATTAAAGAATTAAACAATGAGATTATAGAGTATTTAGAGGAGGAGTTTATTATAGACGATGTTTTAGATGGATTAAATGAGATATATGAAATAGTAGGTTTTAAGGAGTTAGAAAAATACAAAATAGAAAAACATTTAATTAAATTAGGATATAAAAAATATGGTAAATTATACTCTAAGAATGCATTTTCCCTACAAAAAGGATATGAGTGGATTGCTAATAGGTATATTGAAAATTCTATAAAAATAGATGATCAGGGATTAGATATATTGAAGAGGACATATATTGACATTTTTGAAGATGATATTTCAGATAAAAGTATAAGAACTGTTAAATCTAGAATAATGGAAAATCCCAATATGATTTGTATAGATAAAAATGAGTATATTCATATAACAAAATGGAATGTTCATGATCAAACAAAGCAGTTAGCAGATAAGGTTTTGGAAGATACATTGAAATTGGTTGAAATTACAACAGCACAAGATGTTATAAAATATCATCAAAATGAATTATCCAATGTAGGTATCCCCAACAAGTATTATTTTTACTCTATAATAAAAAATTTTTTTAGTGATAAGTATAGTACAGGTAAGGGAAATACTATGTCTATAACTTATAATGCTAACAAGGATATTATGAATAAAAGTAGGGAAGATATTGTCAAAGAGTATATTAGCGAAAATAGTGGGGTAGTATTAAAAAATGAAGTTTTAAGTGAACTTAGATGGGAACTATTTAAGTTAGAAGATACTATTTCAAAAAGTAATGAAATTATTAAGATTGGAAATTATATCACATTAATATCAAATGAATTATTAAGTGAAAATATAAAATCAAAGTTTAAAGAGAGGATAAGTGAATCATTAAGTAAGTATGGAGTTGTATCTACACAATTTATTTATTCTAAGGCTATGACTGATACAGAACTATATACTTTTTTTAAATACTTTCATATTAAATCTGGAGAAGGGATTGCGGCTATTATTAAATTTTTAGATCCGTATTTAAAAGGTCATACTAATTTACTGTACTATGAGGATAGTAAGATAAGGTCACCAGAGGATATTGTTGTAAGTAAATTTAGAGAAGTCCATAAAAAAGAAAAAATAAAAAATTTGTTAAAGGAAATTGGATATAGAGAAGCGAGTATTGGAAATGTATTTACTAAATTAATAGAAGAAAAAGTTTACTATTTAATATCAAATGTAGAGATTGTTTATAAAGATAAACTAGAACAAATGGAATCAAATGTAATTAATTGTGTATATAGCTTATTGGATTTAGAAATAGGTGAAAAGGAATATATTGTGGTTAATAATATATCAAGATTAAGAAGAAGGTTACCTGAAATTGATTTTACGTGGGAGCCAGAATTAATATCTAGCTTAGTGAATGGAAAGAAGTATAGAAGAGTAAAAAGAGTTTACTATGATTATGTTGGAGGGACAGATAGAGTAATTTTAGTAAAGGATAGTTCTTCAATTAAAAGATTTGATGAGTTAGTTAAACATATTATTACGAATGAATACAATGGAGTAAAACATATTGATCATATATATAAGTTTTTAGTAGATCAAGGTGTAATATATAATAATCAAAAAAATAGATCATTACCTTATGAAATATTAACATCAGAATTATTTGAAATTGATGAAATGGGAAGATTTAAGATTAAGGAGTAG
- a CDS encoding ATP-binding protein — MDKKNKVVISKAFLKKELSEDEHIAKSLSRFIDNSIKAREKIIINKDPCRVYINILEDSIVISDNSGGIDSSITDKDIFKIGNDNKNEILGLGIKKSLFRLGNKIYIFSNKKGCARKFSLDIKLGNEELVSQSEDINYDPDVPEGTIVVISDLEGEIKKKIIKFGFLNDVILKLGRMYSKFIDKEKLIIQLNDIYIKPKNIEAKKINSCLILDNCKVELYKGNKYDISGIDLFINDYMVYDRVKTKEVKWNLLNEAKHTYTDCIIEIVYYGDKSEFMKNKEDIFNEVIDFVKKNKINFRSNVITIQYEASISKVEELKQYYNENTAKAIGIKGFNKLYEHYINTRYRD, encoded by the coding sequence ATGGATAAGAAAAATAAAGTTGTCATAAGTAAGGCTTTTTTAAAGAAAGAACTATCAGAAGATGAACACATAGCAAAATCGTTAAGTAGGTTTATAGATAACTCAATAAAAGCTAGAGAAAAAATAATTATTAATAAAGATCCATGTAGGGTGTATATAAATATATTAGAGGATTCAATAGTTATAAGTGATAATAGTGGAGGAATAGATAGTAGTATAACTGATAAGGATATATTTAAAATAGGTAACGATAATAAAAATGAAATACTAGGATTAGGCATCAAAAAATCTTTATTTAGATTAGGAAATAAAATATATATATTTTCAAATAAAAAAGGATGTGCAAGAAAATTTTCACTAGATATTAAATTAGGAAATGAGGAATTAGTATCTCAAAGTGAAGATATAAATTACGATCCAGATGTGCCAGAAGGAACTATTGTAGTTATAAGTGATCTGGAGGGTGAAATAAAAAAGAAAATAATTAAATTTGGTTTTCTAAATGATGTTATATTAAAGCTAGGAAGAATGTATAGTAAATTTATAGATAAAGAAAAACTTATAATTCAATTAAATGATATATATATAAAACCCAAAAATATTGAGGCAAAAAAAATAAATTCTTGTTTGATTTTAGATAACTGTAAGGTAGAGTTATACAAAGGAAATAAATATGATATTTCTGGCATTGACTTATTTATAAATGATTATATGGTTTATGATAGAGTAAAAACTAAAGAAGTTAAATGGAACTTATTAAATGAAGCTAAACATACTTATACGGATTGTATAATTGAAATTGTATATTATGGAGATAAAAGTGAATTTATGAAGAATAAAGAAGATATATTTAATGAAGTAATTGATTTTGTTAAAAAAAATAAAATTAATTTCCGAAGCAATGTAATTACAATACAATATGAAGCTTCTATATCTAAGGTAGAAGAATTAAAACAATATTATAATGAAAATACAGCCAAAGCTATAGGAATTAAAGGATTTAATAAATTATATGAACATTATATAAATACTAGATATAGAGATTAG
- the smpB gene encoding SsrA-binding protein SmpB: protein MAKDKKNNTLAQNRKAHHEYFIEETFEAGIALVGTEVKSIRGGKANLKDSYASIKNGEVFVCNMHISPYEQGNIFNKDPLRERKLLLHKSQINTLLGYTAQQGYTLIPLSLYLKKGRVKVALGVAKGKKNYDKRDAIAAKSAKRDIDRQMKERMRY from the coding sequence ATGGCTAAGGATAAAAAAAACAATACCCTTGCACAAAATAGAAAAGCTCATCACGAATATTTTATAGAAGAAACTTTTGAAGCTGGTATAGCTCTTGTTGGAACAGAAGTAAAGTCTATAAGAGGTGGTAAAGCTAATTTAAAGGATAGTTATGCAAGTATCAAAAATGGAGAAGTTTTTGTATGTAATATGCATATAAGCCCTTATGAGCAAGGAAACATATTTAACAAAGATCCTTTAAGAGAAAGAAAGTTATTACTTCACAAAAGTCAAATTAACACTTTATTAGGATATACAGCGCAACAGGGGTATACACTAATACCACTTAGTCTTTACCTTAAAAAAGGAAGAGTAAAAGTAGCCCTTGGAGTTGCGAAAGGTAAAAAGAATTATGATAAGAGAGATGCTATAGCTGCAAAATCTGCAAAGCGTGATATAGACAGACAAATGAAAGAAAGAATGCGTTACTAA